One genomic region from Candidatus Dependentiae bacterium encodes:
- the rplE gene encoding 50S ribosomal protein L5: protein MESRLEVLYKKEIRKKLKKDLDLGNIMQVPKVTKIVLNMGVKDAIADSKVLNLVKEVVTRISGQAAVKTYAKKSIAGFKLREGMAIGVMVTLRGHKMYDFLDRLVNIAVPRIKDFHGLKPKLDGDGNYNLGIKDWMVFPEVDYDSVDKSRGLNVTIHTSARKDDHAIALLKSFNMPFKQN, encoded by the coding sequence ATGGAATCACGTTTAGAAGTTTTATACAAAAAAGAAATTCGTAAAAAATTAAAAAAAGATTTGGACTTAGGAAATATTATGCAGGTTCCTAAAGTTACAAAAATTGTTTTGAATATGGGTGTGAAGGATGCAATTGCTGACAGTAAGGTTTTAAATCTTGTAAAAGAAGTTGTTACAAGAATATCGGGACAAGCTGCGGTGAAAACATATGCAAAAAAATCCATTGCAGGGTTTAAATTGCGTGAAGGAATGGCTATAGGTGTTATGGTTACACTTAGAGGCCATAAAATGTATGATTTTTTGGATAGGCTAGTTAATATTGCAGTTCCACGAATCAAGGATTTTCACGGTTTAAAGCCTAAACTTGATGGTGATGGAAATTATAATTTGGGCATAAAGGATTGGATGGTTTTTCCTGAAGTTGATTATGATTCTGTAGATAAGTCAAGAGGTTTGAATGTTACAATTCATACATCTGCAAGGAAAGATGACCATGCAATTGCATTGTTGAAAAGTTTTAATATGCCATTTAAACAAAATTAA
- the rplX gene encoding 50S ribosomal protein L24, which yields MLSRIKKNDNVIVIAGKDKGKQGTVIKVSPKDDEALVKGVAIVTRHAKAKKSGETSRIVKEETYISLSKIMPICKSCNKACRVRTKLLEDNKKVRVCHRCQEAF from the coding sequence ATGTTAAGTCGAATTAAAAAAAATGATAATGTAATCGTTATTGCAGGAAAAGATAAAGGCAAACAGGGAACGGTAATTAAGGTTTCACCAAAAGATGATGAAGCTTTGGTAAAAGGTGTTGCGATTGTAACAAGACATGCTAAAGCTAAAAAATCCGGAGAAACCAGTCGAATTGTAAAAGAAGAGACTTATATTTCGTTATCTAAAATTATGCCTATCTGTAAGTCTTGTAATAAGGCCTGCAGAGTAAGAACAAAATTATTGGAAGATAATAAAAAAGTAAGAGTTTGTCATCGCTGTCAAGAGGCCTTTTAG
- the rplN gene encoding 50S ribosomal protein L14, with protein sequence MIQKQTMLNVADNSGAKKAMVIHIVGSTRKRYAYIGDIVKVAVKKAIPGGTVKKSDVVTAVIVRTRKETRRMDGSYIRFSDNAAVILDKEKQPVGTRIFGPIARELRAEGYLKIISLAPEVL encoded by the coding sequence ATGATACAAAAGCAAACGATGTTAAATGTTGCTGATAATTCAGGCGCAAAAAAGGCTATGGTAATTCATATAGTAGGAAGCACTCGTAAACGCTATGCATATATTGGTGATATAGTTAAAGTTGCGGTAAAAAAAGCTATTCCTGGCGGCACTGTAAAAAAAAGTGATGTAGTTACAGCTGTGATTGTAAGAACAAGAAAAGAAACAAGACGTATGGACGGAAGTTATATTCGTTTCAGCGACAATGCTGCTGTAATACTAGATAAAGAAAAACAGCCGGTTGGAACTCGTATATTTGGTCCAATTGCAAGAGAATTGAGAGCTGAGGGATACTTGAAAATTATATCTTTGGCGCCGGAAGTTTTGTAG
- the rpsQ gene encoding 30S ribosomal protein S17 gives MVLEGEVLSCGMQKTVVVKVSRMFKHSLLGKTINSVKKYKAHDEDGVAKVGDWVEIVECRPISKTKHMRLNGVLRKAG, from the coding sequence ATGGTTCTTGAGGGCGAAGTACTCTCATGCGGAATGCAAAAGACCGTTGTTGTTAAGGTTTCAAGAATGTTTAAGCATTCATTGCTTGGAAAAACTATAAATTCAGTAAAAAAGTATAAAGCTCATGATGAAGATGGTGTTGCAAAAGTTGGTGACTGGGTTGAAATTGTCGAATGTAGACCAATTTCTAAAACCAAGCATATGAGATTAAATGGCGTTTTAAGAAAAGCTGGTTAA
- the rpmC gene encoding 50S ribosomal protein L29, with protein MNKEDLKKLSESELNKELMQLKKELFDLKFGLENGEVKDLSQFGKIRKDTARCLTFLKQKQA; from the coding sequence ATGAATAAAGAAGATTTGAAAAAGTTAAGTGAGTCTGAATTAAATAAAGAGTTGATGCAATTGAAAAAAGAATTGTTTGATTTGAAATTCGGACTTGAAAATGGAGAAGTTAAAGATCTTTCACAGTTTGGAAAGATTCGTAAAGATACAGCAAGATGCTTAACTTTTTTAAAACAAAAACAAGCATAA
- the rplP gene encoding 50S ribosomal protein L16 — protein MLMPKKTKYRKIQRGRLKGKSKASDLAFGDFGLAAVDPGWLTARQIESARVAVNRHLKKGGTLFLRVFPDKPITKKPAETRMGKGKGNPEFWVAVVKRGKMLMEVKDVSSTDAKAIFKAAAYKIPMKTKLVCKQNVTGTVNNTKV, from the coding sequence ATGTTAATGCCGAAAAAGACTAAATACAGAAAAATTCAAAGAGGACGCTTAAAGGGAAAATCTAAGGCTAGTGATTTAGCTTTTGGTGATTTTGGATTGGCGGCAGTTGATCCAGGATGGTTAACAGCAAGACAAATAGAATCGGCTAGAGTAGCTGTTAATCGACATTTAAAAAAAGGTGGAACACTTTTTTTAAGAGTATTTCCTGATAAACCTATTACGAAAAAACCTGCAGAAACTCGAATGGGTAAAGGTAAAGGTAATCCGGAGTTTTGGGTTGCAGTTGTTAAACGCGGTAAGATGCTTATGGAAGTAAAAGATGTTTCATCAACTGATGCAAAAGCAATATTTAAGGCTGCTGCTTATAAAATTCCAATGAAAACAAAGTTAGTTTGTAAACAAAATGTTACAGGTACTGTTAATAACACAAAAGTGTAG
- the rpsC gene encoding 30S ribosomal protein S3: MGQKVHPVGFRLGVFEDWRARWFSKKSYGKELLEDLAIRKYLKSVLNFEDIDKIVIEKAGDNIRIILHSSRPGFIIGKKGMGIEKLKSDFYNKFKKNVEFSVQEVKNPDLSAAILAKSIADQLLKRVSFKRAMKKAGFAAMKSGAKGIKVCCAGRLGGAEIARTEWLRLGSVPLHTLRSNIDYSLAEAKTTYGIIGIKVWVCKGSY, translated from the coding sequence GTGGGACAGAAGGTTCATCCAGTAGGATTTAGATTAGGGGTTTTTGAGGATTGGAGAGCTCGCTGGTTTTCTAAAAAATCTTACGGTAAAGAGTTGTTGGAAGACTTAGCAATAAGAAAATACTTAAAAAGTGTTTTAAATTTTGAAGATATAGACAAAATTGTTATAGAAAAAGCTGGGGATAATATTCGTATTATTTTGCATTCCTCAAGACCTGGATTTATTATTGGTAAAAAAGGAATGGGAATAGAAAAGCTAAAAAGCGATTTTTATAATAAATTTAAGAAAAATGTTGAATTTTCTGTTCAGGAAGTAAAAAATCCTGATTTGAGTGCTGCTATATTGGCTAAATCTATAGCTGATCAGTTACTAAAACGTGTCAGTTTTAAGCGCGCTATGAAAAAGGCAGGGTTTGCTGCTATGAAAAGTGGAGCCAAAGGAATTAAGGTTTGTTGTGCCGGACGCCTTGGCGGTGCTGAAATTGCAAGAACTGAATGGTTAAGATTAGGTTCAGTTCCATTACATACACTGCGCTCCAATATTGATTATTCTTTGGCAGAGGCAAAAACTACTTACGGAATAATTGGTATTAAGGTTTGGGTTTGTAAGGGTTCTTATTGA
- the rplV gene encoding 50S ribosomal protein L22, with protein sequence MLVKANTKYIRVSPYKLRPVVDVIRGYSVDKALAWLQTNSLRKVMPVRKTLLSAYANGKNILALDVPMDQFFIKEIKVDQGPTVKYFKPGAMGRASIQRRRLSHLQIILEKKEVKK encoded by the coding sequence ATGCTTGTAAAAGCCAATACTAAATACATAAGAGTTTCTCCATACAAGTTGCGTCCTGTTGTAGACGTCATAAGAGGCTACTCTGTGGATAAAGCTCTTGCATGGTTGCAGACAAATTCTTTAAGGAAGGTTATGCCTGTAAGAAAAACTCTTTTGTCTGCATATGCAAACGGAAAAAATATTTTGGCATTGGATGTTCCTATGGATCAGTTTTTTATAAAAGAAATAAAAGTTGATCAGGGACCAACGGTTAAATATTTTAAACCTGGCGCAATGGGAAGAGCTTCAATTCAACGTAGAAGACTTAGCCATTTACAGATAATTTTAGAAAAAAAAGAAGTAAAAAAATAG
- the rpsS gene encoding 30S ribosomal protein S19 codes for MARSTKKGPFVDPSLLKKIAAAKESDSRQTIKTWKRNSMVTPDFVGLTMAVHDGRKFISVFITENMVGHYLGEFAPTRTFRVHSGQRKTGTEEAAAK; via the coding sequence ATGGCCAGATCGACTAAAAAGGGTCCTTTTGTAGATCCTTCATTGTTAAAAAAAATTGCCGCAGCAAAAGAGTCTGATTCTAGGCAGACGATTAAAACATGGAAAAGAAATAGTATGGTCACTCCAGATTTTGTTGGATTGACTATGGCTGTGCATGATGGGCGTAAATTTATTTCGGTTTTTATAACTGAAAATATGGTTGGGCATTATTTAGGTGAATTTGCTCCAACTCGAACATTTAGAGTGCATAGTGGACAGCGAAAAACTGGAACTGAAGAAGCAGCTGCAAAGTAA
- the rplB gene encoding 50S ribosomal protein L2, with protein MAIITRRPVTSSLRGQQFLSHKDLSKKRPEKGLTVSLSKSGGRNAYGRITVRHIGGGAKRKYRIVDFNRLFKEVPGKVVAFEYDPNRNVHLALIVYSNGAKGYILRPDSLNIGDVILSGLKAEAKVGNSLPLKSIPVGFFVHNVELFPGQGAKFARSAGSAVQLLGKEGDLAILKMPSGETRTVCLDCWASVGMLSNAEYRNITLGKAGRTRHRGIRPTVRGMAMNPIDHPHGGGEGRSKSGSHPVTPWGKGCKGTRTRTRKNAAILKRRK; from the coding sequence ATGGCTATTATAACTAGAAGACCTGTTACGTCTTCATTAAGAGGACAACAGTTTTTGTCTCATAAGGATCTTTCTAAAAAAAGACCTGAAAAAGGACTTACTGTTTCTTTGTCTAAATCCGGTGGTCGTAATGCATACGGTCGAATTACGGTAAGACATATTGGCGGTGGTGCTAAAAGAAAGTATAGAATTGTTGATTTTAATAGATTATTCAAAGAAGTTCCTGGAAAAGTTGTGGCTTTTGAATATGATCCAAATAGAAATGTTCATTTGGCCTTGATAGTTTATTCAAATGGAGCAAAAGGTTATATTTTGAGACCGGATAGCTTGAATATTGGCGATGTTATTTTGTCTGGACTTAAAGCTGAAGCTAAAGTCGGAAATAGTTTGCCATTAAAAAGTATACCTGTTGGTTTCTTTGTTCATAATGTTGAATTATTTCCAGGCCAAGGTGCAAAATTTGCAAGAAGTGCTGGTAGTGCAGTTCAACTTTTGGGTAAAGAAGGTGATTTGGCTATTTTAAAAATGCCTTCAGGTGAAACTCGTACAGTGTGCCTTGATTGCTGGGCTTCTGTTGGAATGTTATCAAATGCGGAATATAGAAATATTACTTTAGGTAAGGCAGGAAGAACTCGTCATAGAGGTATTAGACCAACCGTTAGAGGTATGGCTATGAATCCAATAGATCATCCACACGGTGGTGGTGAAGGAAGATCTAAATCAGGATCTCATCCGGTAACTCCTTGGGGTAAGGGTTGTAAGGGAACTAGAACGAGAACAAGAAAAAATGCCGCTATTTTAAAAAGACGTAAGTAG
- the rplW gene encoding 50S ribosomal protein L23: MELSNYDIIKKRIVTPKSTDLFKKEGKITFEVHKNSNKIMIRTAVEKIWDVKVDNVRVISVPGKTKSFGRRPFVSSDRKKAIVTLKKGYKIDLPGNVETMGMSSKSAKEKSMPLEGK, from the coding sequence ATGGAATTAAGTAATTACGATATAATAAAAAAAAGAATAGTGACTCCTAAGAGTACTGACTTGTTTAAAAAAGAAGGTAAAATAACTTTTGAGGTGCACAAAAACTCTAATAAAATAATGATAAGAACAGCTGTTGAAAAAATTTGGGATGTTAAAGTTGATAACGTTAGAGTAATAAGTGTACCGGGAAAAACAAAATCTTTTGGCAGACGTCCGTTTGTTTCTTCGGATAGAAAAAAAGCTATTGTAACTCTTAAAAAAGGTTACAAAATAGATCTACCAGGAAATGTTGAAACAATGGGAATGTCTTCAAAATCTGCAAAAGAAAAAAGTATGCCTCTAGAGGGAAAATAA
- the rplD gene encoding 50S ribosomal protein L4: MKQIIVYDAAGKEQEKINLDLAISKKDESPRTFSYVVKSLLLNWRQGTVSSKSRGEVSFSNKKPWKQKGTGRARAGSLRSPLWRKGGTAFGPQPRTRTTSVNKKQTKLVFNNILNTFLNENKLFCLDYNISKESRPSTKNVFNSLKNLELNNKKAVLFLSFEDDFNFVSFRNIPNLNVISYSQPNVYDITNCDCWIVLKKDLDLFKNMVLSWN; this comes from the coding sequence ATGAAACAAATAATTGTTTATGATGCAGCAGGTAAAGAACAAGAAAAAATTAATCTTGATCTTGCCATATCAAAAAAGGATGAAAGTCCAAGAACTTTTTCTTATGTGGTAAAATCTCTGTTGTTGAATTGGCGACAAGGGACAGTATCTTCGAAATCTCGAGGTGAAGTGTCTTTTTCAAATAAAAAGCCATGGAAACAAAAGGGAACCGGTAGGGCTAGAGCTGGATCGTTGAGATCTCCTTTATGGAGAAAAGGTGGAACGGCATTTGGACCGCAACCTAGAACAAGAACAACTTCTGTAAATAAAAAACAGACAAAACTTGTTTTTAATAATATACTAAACACTTTCTTAAATGAAAATAAATTATTTTGTTTAGATTATAATATTTCAAAAGAAAGTAGACCTAGCACTAAAAATGTGTTTAATTCTTTGAAAAATCTTGAACTAAATAATAAAAAAGCAGTTTTATTTTTGTCATTTGAAGATGACTTTAATTTTGTTTCTTTTAGAAACATTCCTAATTTAAATGTCATTAGTTACAGCCAGCCAAATGTTTATGACATAACAAATTGCGATTGTTGGATTGTATTGAAAAAAGATTTGGATTTATTTAAAAATATGGTTTTGTCATGGAATTAA
- the rplC gene encoding 50S ribosomal protein L3, with protein sequence MLSSFFGKKIGMTQIFTEDGVVIPVTVINAANWFVTQIKTSDNDGYSAVQLGLLRKRFDSSLMETDWLKNKNNYFSIYREVRVDAADLNNFKLGQKVGLDKTALSENDNVKVTGKSKGLGYQGVVKRWGFSGGPDTHGSTFHRIPGSVGNMRSQGEVLKGKKLPGHAGLRTFTTKNLKIVKVDKNGDVLFVKGAIPGKKESLICISKQG encoded by the coding sequence TTGGCAAAAAAATAGGAATGACTCAAATTTTTACAGAAGATGGTGTGGTTATACCTGTCACTGTGATTAATGCTGCAAATTGGTTTGTTACGCAAATTAAGACATCTGATAATGATGGTTATAGTGCTGTGCAGCTTGGGTTGTTAAGAAAACGGTTCGATTCGTCTTTAATGGAAACGGATTGGTTGAAAAATAAAAATAATTATTTTTCCATTTATAGAGAAGTTCGAGTAGATGCCGCAGATTTAAATAATTTCAAATTGGGACAAAAAGTTGGTTTGGATAAAACCGCTTTGTCTGAAAATGATAATGTTAAAGTAACCGGTAAGAGTAAGGGATTGGGTTATCAAGGTGTAGTAAAACGTTGGGGGTTTTCAGGTGGTCCTGATACTCACGGATCTACATTTCATAGAATTCCTGGTTCTGTTGGTAATATGCGTTCACAGGGAGAAGTTCTTAAAGGTAAAAAACTACCTGGTCATGCTGGTCTTAGAACATTTACCACAAAAAATTTAAAAATAGTTAAAGTTGATAAAAATGGTGATGTTTTATTTGTTAAGGGTGCTATTCCCGGCAAAAAAGAATCACTTATTTGTATTAGCAAGCAAGGGTAA